Proteins encoded together in one Effusibacillus pohliae DSM 22757 window:
- a CDS encoding ABC transporter ATP-binding protein produces the protein MIRTVNLSKRFGKFTAVDELNLHIPAGSIFGFVGPNGAGKSTTMAILATLLQPTSGHAYVGGFDVVEHPAKVRELIGYMPDFFGVYDNLTVTEYLDFYAGAYNIPFEKRPALIADLLELVNLTQKADSYVDSLSRGMKQRLGLARCLVHDPQVLILDEPASGLDPRARIEMKEILKELRTMGKTILISSHILPELAEMCDTIGIIEHGRLLAVAPVNQIAAQVAGHRILRIRLLDRLEAAKAILERSQDVAQVETDGNSLLVTFTGDDEGQVELLAQLVANGLPVLGFTQEAGNLEEVFLTVTKGVGS, from the coding sequence ATGATTCGAACGGTCAATCTCAGCAAACGGTTTGGCAAATTCACGGCGGTCGACGAGCTGAACCTGCACATCCCGGCCGGTTCGATTTTCGGCTTTGTGGGCCCAAACGGGGCCGGCAAATCGACGACGATGGCGATCCTGGCCACTTTGCTCCAGCCGACTTCCGGCCACGCGTATGTCGGTGGATTCGATGTCGTCGAACACCCGGCAAAAGTGCGGGAGCTGATCGGCTACATGCCCGATTTTTTCGGCGTCTACGACAATCTGACGGTGACCGAGTATCTTGATTTCTACGCGGGAGCGTACAACATTCCGTTTGAAAAACGGCCCGCGCTGATTGCCGATTTGCTGGAACTGGTCAATCTGACGCAGAAAGCGGACTCGTATGTCGATTCGCTGTCGCGCGGAATGAAACAGCGGCTTGGGTTGGCCCGCTGTCTGGTGCACGACCCACAGGTGCTGATTCTCGATGAACCGGCGTCCGGGCTGGATCCGCGGGCGCGGATCGAGATGAAAGAGATCCTCAAGGAATTGCGGACGATGGGCAAGACGATTCTCATTTCGTCGCATATTTTGCCGGAACTGGCGGAAATGTGCGATACGATTGGGATTATAGAGCACGGACGGCTGCTCGCCGTGGCGCCTGTTAATCAAATTGCGGCACAGGTGGCCGGCCACCGGATTTTGCGCATCCGCCTGCTGGATCGGCTGGAGGCTGCAAAAGCGATCCTTGAACGGTCGCAAGACGTTGCGCAGGTGGAGACGGACGGAAACTCTCTGCTTGTCACGTTTACGGGAGATGATGAGGGACAGGTGGAACTGCTGGCCCAGCTTGTCGCAAACGGATTGCCGGTGCTTGGTTTCACGCAGGAAGCGGGGAACCTGGAAGAAGTGTTCCTGACTGTGACGAAAGGGGTGGGTTCCTGA
- a CDS encoding ABC transporter permease, with protein sequence MRRMSLRLMNPILVKEFRSRMRTLKTPILLVLYLLAIGAVTFGFIYIRFARISYFNPGQSKELFVMLSVFQLILISFVVPGLTGGAIAGERERQTLNILLTTHLSPFRIVLSKLVSSTSFVSLLVFSTLPLYAVVYLYGGISPQQLLGVFGFYLMVILLFGSIGLFCSCWFKRTGVSTVVAYGLTFFVLGATVLIAIFTLQYLQMQNLTGMQWNLHPEIFYVSALNPVLNLVSMVEPEVVMMGQGRGPNGILNPLPMQPWLYFLLVYMPLSALLLFFSVRLVSPVKRPILPFGKRKEAAK encoded by the coding sequence ATGCGAAGGATGTCGTTGCGACTGATGAACCCGATTTTGGTGAAAGAATTCCGGTCCAGGATGCGCACGTTGAAAACGCCGATCCTGCTGGTGCTGTATCTGCTGGCGATCGGGGCGGTCACATTCGGTTTTATCTACATCCGGTTCGCACGGATCAGCTATTTTAATCCGGGGCAGAGCAAAGAGCTGTTTGTGATGCTGTCGGTGTTTCAATTGATCCTGATCAGCTTTGTTGTGCCCGGCCTGACGGGCGGCGCGATCGCGGGAGAGCGGGAACGGCAGACCTTGAATATTCTGCTGACCACCCATCTGTCGCCGTTCAGGATCGTTTTGTCAAAATTGGTGTCCTCCACCTCCTTCGTCTCGCTGCTGGTGTTTTCCACTCTGCCGCTGTATGCGGTGGTCTATCTGTACGGAGGCATCTCGCCGCAGCAACTGCTCGGCGTGTTCGGGTTCTATCTGATGGTGATCCTGCTGTTCGGATCGATCGGGCTGTTCTGTTCCTGCTGGTTTAAACGGACAGGCGTAAGTACGGTGGTGGCGTATGGGTTGACATTTTTTGTGCTGGGAGCGACTGTGTTGATCGCCATCTTTACGCTGCAGTATCTGCAAATGCAGAATCTGACGGGGATGCAGTGGAACCTCCACCCGGAGATTTTTTACGTTTCTGCGCTCAACCCGGTGCTCAATTTGGTCTCCATGGTTGAGCCGGAAGTCGTGATGATGGGACAAGGGAGAGGCCCGAACGGGATCCTCAACCCCCTTCCGATGCAACCGTGGCTGTATTTTTTGCTGGTGTACATGCCGCTTTCCGCGCTGCTGCTGTTCTTTAGCGTGCGGCTGGTGTCGCCTGTGAAACGGCCGATTTTACCGTTTGGCAAACGAAAAGAGGCGGCAAAATGA